Part of the Limanda limanda chromosome 23, fLimLim1.1, whole genome shotgun sequence genome is shown below.
gttaataaagtttgtttgaaaaaaaagaaagaaacgcCCAATGCTTAAATTCCTGGAGTAGACTTGACATGCGTGTGTATTTCTGCACTTACGTATGCAGGGGATGCATTCATCCACAACACTGTCCGCTCCAAAATCGACCACAGGGGTGATGTGAGTACTGTCCGTTTTTTAATGGTTTGCATGCTTCCGGGTATTACACGGAAGTCAGAAACGTGTGTATTCGTAACGCTCCGATTCCGTGGTTTTACTTCTCTTCTGTCACAAACTGTCACATCGAATGGGACATTTGTTCTGAACTGTCAGTTTATTTGCAAAGTCACGGGGCAAAGTCCATCGGGAGTTTACGCTTTAAATCCCGCTGAGACAGCATGTTCAGTCTGTACTTTTAATATTATAAGAACAAAAATATTACGCACAATAAAGCTATTATTGTGTACTTTTCCGAAGTAATAAGtcgaaaaagttaaaataaaaatgaaagtatACTGagaattataaataataatatacagtGTACGGTAGTGTATATTATGCATACTGAATATAAGAGTGAGTAATATGAAATATTGGAGTAAAATGATGCAGAAATTTGAAGTAATTATGCACGTGAAAAAACTGACTAATATTATGGGTATTAATAATATACgttgtatgttttatttgtatggaTGTATTTCATGCAATAAATGCAGCTTAAAGTCCTTTACGTACAAaatagatgaaaataaaaacgtgttaaaatgtaattcaaaATAAGAGGGCAGATGTTAAGATAAATATAAGAGGAAGTAAAATTAGATTGGCAAAGATGCATAAGCACACAAATAAGAAAAGTGATATCCTCTACCCTTAAGGTAACCCTCAACAAATGTATGAGCTTTCCATATGGCAGGAACAATGGTCCATTGGTTCATTTCCTACTAAAACATTAACTCGCCCTAATAAGCATTTGACACTACATACCATGTATCCCAGTTTATTTATAAGCCTGCAGgggaatttctttttttcagtgaTAAGTGCCACTCTCCATAACATTTGCACCTTCGTTTTAGAGCTACATGAGCTGCATGTCAAAATaccaaaacaaacaagtaattcacacaaacactcaactAACGATCcactttaatataaaacaaattgttGCGTAAATGAAATATACATGAATTGAATAGCTGGTATCTTGAAATATCATGGAATACCACTGTGGTGTTGCTGGTAGTcgaaaaaacaaagaatcatGACGTGATATTGGCTGCCATAATTGAAGCAGTGGGTGTATATTGTGTATAACAGTATATTACAACAGAGTCAACATTTGGTGTGGTTTCCTTTAGTGTTTCTGCTCCGACACCATGAAGTCAACATGCCTGccagcctctctgctgctgctgctgctgctgctcttcttgGAGATGAGCTGTGCGTCTCCCCTGGAAAGCAACAAGCCCAACTTTGTCCTGATAATGGTGGACGACATGGGAATTGGAGACCTGGGCTGCTATGGCAATACAACACTGAGGTAAAAAGATTTAGCTGGTTTTATTGACTAGTAATAAAAAAAGCAGCCAGTGTGAAGTACATTCAATGTACGTCAACTACCTTGTGAAGGCTACATCATGTGAttagtttataaatatatattcaaatttGAAACTAGTTATTCATATGCTGCTATCTGGTCCTGTGCATATATACTCTTCAGTATttaccttcactgttcattatgtatgtatctatttaGCTTctgcatatatatttattcataagcTACCGTTTTTATTCATCTGCTGCCACCCTGTCCTGTACATGTATTATTATTCACTTAAACATTTAACACTGGAGGGCTTTTAGGAGATTATCTTTTAcctgagttttaatgtttatgtcAGAAACATAAATGGTTTCCACACTTTCTGTATAtgctcttcaaaataaaaacaccccAGCGTTTCTGCTGACCAAATGcattcttttgtttaaaaaaaggggGGTTTATTGTGAATTATTTGCAAGAGAGAAAAATGCACGGCTTTATACTTTATAGAACTTACTTTATTTGAGAAAGCAGGACTACTTTAATACAAGAAAATACTCATTGTGATTGATTGAAAGCAGTTCTGAAGAGGTGAATTGGAGTTGAAAAAGGTTTTGGTAGAacatataataaataatttttgtattaaaaaattCAAGTGTGTCGAAAGCTGAGCTTTATCAAGGTCACctgcatttttttgtttcatatgAATAATTTCCTATTAGTTAATAAGTGGATCACAAGTTGGTGATGTATTTCCACTTGTCCCTCAGTTGCCCAAAATTTTTTGGGATGCCGGCGGATGAAGTTAATTTCTCAATGAACTTTGACTTTAAATAGTTTTCAGTAAAGCGGCTCTAAAGAGTCAGCTCATCCAATTATTTTCACTTCAATTGTGTGTATCAGAGAATTCTGCCCCCACACTTTTCAATGAGATCCTCTATTTAATGGGGAATatttctatccatccattattaGCCAGTCCCAGAAGACATTGGGTGAGATGCGTGGGAAAACCCAGGATAAGCAGGTCACCAGCATGGAAGTATTAAAACATGTATCTTCATTATTCTTCAGAGGAAGGTTTTGAAAAAGCTatatttctttcttccttttttgcTTGGACACAAGTTGTTTTTATTAGACACTTTTCCTCGAATTTTTGGAAATGCCTTTCAAGAAGTCCTGCATTCATCTCTTAATGTTGAACCTGCATGTGACTGGTGATGATATGTGCTTTTCCAGGACCCCCAATATTGACCAGTTGGCACAGGAAGGCGTGAAGCTCACTCACCACATCGCCGCAGCCAACCTGTGCACGCCCAGCAGGGCAGCATTCCTCACCGGACGCTACCCGATACGATCAGGCCAGTTCAAGGACGCTAACGCGGGGAAATCTTTACAGACTGACACGGTGCTTAATGTTCCTCTGCAGGCCAGGACCATGGGAAACACGACTGTTTAACACTGTCACATAAAACAGATGTTTactccacctcctgcaggaaACCCATTTATTCCACGGCTGAATTATTTAACACGGGATTGTCATGAGGTCAACCCGCCTACaagttagagagagagattgtggcAGCCTCAAATGCAGTAGCGTGTGGGGTCGTTTCATCCAATGGTTTCAAAGAAATGAGGGAATGACCCTGAAAGTCATCTGACAGCAGTTGTTGATGTGGGACCAAAGTATGTGAGAGCACTTCTGCAGCCAGAGCTTATGAGAGCAACGAGAACACTGCTAATTATTAGTTCTCTGCTCCAGTCGTTAGTCTCATGCATCCGCTCTCTTTCTCTACCTGTCTCCTCATAACGCACACAACGACTTGCTTAATAAACCAGTTTGACTGCTTATGAGTATAATTTTTCACGCAAGCTACCTGATCTCATAGCAGTGCAAGCGGAGTCAGTTTTAGAAGCGCCCAGTCTGTAGCCAGTCCCGTGTCACAGATCCCAGGTATGATGCTCAATGGGCAAAGGTCTAGAAcgagctgcaccccccccccctccacttgACGACATTTTTTTAGAAACGATAGATTCAGCGGACGGCAGTCAAGCTAGCTTCCAAAGACAAAAACCCACATCCTTTCCACTTACACATCATTTAATTGATCTCTATTTTTAGATTTAACAGGTCAAGCAAGCACTGTTGGACTTGCTTGCCCTAATGGGATGCCACTGCTTAGATGTTATGTTTTGTGGATTCAaatatgttcatttattttttctcttcaacAGGTATAGCTGGTTTTCAATATCCTGGGGTCTTTGTATTTAATGCAGCATCCGGAGGTCTTCCCAGCCAGGAGATGACCTTTGCAAAGATTGCAAAACAACAAGGCTACGAGACGGCTCTAATAGGTACACTGCAGCCGTCTGTTCTTTCACATTTGCTTGAGCCGCAATGTGAGGTTCCTGGTATGACTTCTgtatttccttgaataaaaaagGAGCTCATGTAGATGCCAGAATTTACAGTGTGAAGCCGTGCGTCTCTTGGTACTTCAAATTGTTCACGATAGACTCGCGGGACAGTGTGGGTTAACCTAATAGCATGGGCGccagaaagaaaagcaacatgTTCCCTTATGCACACATCCAGTGTGGCCCAGGGGCAACTGTCTTTACTCCACATCAGCTACACCATTAACACTGGTAACTGGTTTCATGTGCTGTGAAATGAGTGTATTCATCACTCTCCAGTTTTAGTGTCGTGGCAGATCAATGTCTTATGTTGTGACAGTAGTATATATAGTGATATagcaaaatggaaaataatttgaataaatgaTCAAACCAGCCACCAACAGGATTGACAGCTGGGTTTGAGTAAAAGCTGTGTTCACCCAGACAGTAGTAATGCAGGACTAAGGCTCCAATtatcacatgaaaaaaaaacgaaaaaagtTTAGTccattgttctttttttggtttctttttttgtcttggtCCCAGGAAAATGGCACCTTGGACTTAACTGTGAACGCAGAGACGATCACTGCCACCACCCCAGCGTCCACGGCTTCGACTACTTCTTCGGTATCCCGCTGACCAACCTGCGGGAATGCCAGCCAGGACACGGCGCCGTGATCAACCCCATTAAATATATACCATACGAGACACTGGCCATTGTATTGGTCACCGCAGCCGTACTCCACTACTTCAGCATCCTCACCATCCCCAGATGGCTGATTTGGAGCCTGCTGTCTCTGACCCTCGTGGCCACGGCTCTGTTTAGAGGATTCATGATGATCATCCCGTACATGAACTGTGTTCTCATGAGGGACCATAGAATTGTGGAGCAGCAATTCACGTCTGAAAACCTGACACAAGCAATGACTAACGAGGCCGTGGACTTCATTGAGAGGTACATTTCAGCTTTCCTGAATTACATTTCATAGAGAAGAAATAGAGAACATTTCTTTCCACAATAGGTTAAAGCTGCGATGAGTTTAATCTTATCTCAGTTATTGCACTCCTATGAATATTCATATGTAATGCTGATAGGTTAAActctattttctgtttttgcagcAACTCAGCGAAGCCTTTCctgctgtttttgtctttcatcCAAGTGCACACGGCCGTGTTTGCTTCGGCAGCGTTCAGAGGATCAAGCCAACACGGCCTCTATGGAGATGCCATCCATGAGGTGGACTGGAGTGTAGGTGTGTC
Proteins encoded:
- the sts gene encoding steryl-sulfatase, whose product is MKSTCLPASLLLLLLLLFLEMSCASPLESNKPNFVLIMVDDMGIGDLGCYGNTTLRTPNIDQLAQEGVKLTHHIAAANLCTPSRAAFLTGRYPIRSGIAGFQYPGVFVFNAASGGLPSQEMTFAKIAKQQGYETALIGKWHLGLNCERRDDHCHHPSVHGFDYFFGIPLTNLRECQPGHGAVINPIKYIPYETLAIVLVTAAVLHYFSILTIPRWLIWSLLSLTLVATALFRGFMMIIPYMNCVLMRDHRIVEQQFTSENLTQAMTNEAVDFIESNSAKPFLLFLSFIQVHTAVFASAAFRGSSQHGLYGDAIHEVDWSVGQMVNTLERLKLRENTLVYFTSDQGAHLEEALHGSNGIYKAGKGTNWEGGIRVPGIVSWPGKIPGGVEIDEPTSNMDLFPTVVHLSGASVPEDREIDGHDLMDLLQGRVERSNHEFLFHYCNAYFNAVRWHPRNSSSVWKAFYFTPNFDSENATTCVNTQICFCTPGCVTYHDPPLLFDLSKDPSETTPLTPDSEPAFESIVSVMAEAVERHRRSVKPVENQLSVGNLMWKPWLLPCCSTLGQLCQCQN